The sequence below is a genomic window from Draconibacterium halophilum.
TGCAGGTAGATTAAAAGACGTTGTAGAAAAATTATAACATCGATAGGTAAGTGAGAAGTTTGCCACATGGCAGGTTTCTCACTTTTTTTACTTGTATATTACAGAAAACGAACAGGAAAAATCAGATGGCAGAGACCAATTTTGTTGATTACGTAAGAATTCATTGTCAGTCGGGTAACGGAGGTTCCGGCTCAGCGCATTTGCGCAGAGAGAAATTTGTTGCCAAAGGAGGTCCCGATGGAGGCGATGGTGGTCGTGGTGGCCATGTTATTCTTGTGGGCAATGAGCAAATGTGGACACTGTTACATTTGAAGTTCCGCAAACATATTAAGGCTGGTCACGGAGATCCGGGGGGGAAACAACGCAGTAAAGGCGCCGATGGCGAGGATGTATACGTGGAGGTGCCACTGGGTACGGTTGCCCGCGATGTGGAAACCGGCGAATTCCTGTTTGAAATTACAAAGCACGGCGAAGAGCAAGTGCTGCTGGAGGGTGGTAGAGGTGGCCTGGGAAACGACCATTTTAAAACCTCGACCCATCAGACTCCACGATTTGCACAGCCCGGCGAAGAAGGCGAAGAAGGCTGGAAAATTCTGGAGCTAAAAGTGCTGGCCGATGTTGGTTTGGTTGGCTTCCCGAGTGCCGGGAAATCTACACTTTTATCGGTAGTTTCTGCGGCAAAACCAAAAATTGCTGATTACCCGTTTACTACCCTGGTGCCTAATTTAGGCATTGTGGGGCATCGCGAAAAACGATCGTTTGTAATGGCTGATATTCCGGGAATAATTGAAGGCGCGCACGAAGGTAAAGGCTTGGGGCTTCGTTTTTTAAGGCACATCGAGCGTAACTCGATGTTGTTATTTATGGTGCCGGCAGATAGTAAAGATCACCTGAATGAATATAAGGTATTGCTCAACGAACTGGAGAAATATAATCCTGAATTACTCGATAAACAGCGATTTTTAACCATCAGTAAAGCAGATATGCTGGATGAAGAACTGATGCAGGAAATCAGTAGTGAGCTGGGCGAAACTCCGCACATGTTTTTTTCGGCAGTATCCGGACTAAATATTCTACCACTTAAAGACCGAATCTGGGAAATTTTAAATAGTTAATGGAAATATTGCAACGAATACTGGAGCTGGATAAAGATTTGTTTTTATTCCTCAATGGATTACACAGCGATTTTTGGGATCCCATTATGGTGATGGTAACCCGCCAGGAAATATGGATTCCGTTTTTTGCCAGCATTCTATTTTTTATTGTCAAGAATTATCGAAGCAAAACCTTGCTGATTCTTATCACCCTGGCGATTTTAATTGCAGTTACCGATCAGTTTTCAGGATTAATAA
It includes:
- the obgE gene encoding GTPase ObgE — protein: MAETNFVDYVRIHCQSGNGGSGSAHLRREKFVAKGGPDGGDGGRGGHVILVGNEQMWTLLHLKFRKHIKAGHGDPGGKQRSKGADGEDVYVEVPLGTVARDVETGEFLFEITKHGEEQVLLEGGRGGLGNDHFKTSTHQTPRFAQPGEEGEEGWKILELKVLADVGLVGFPSAGKSTLLSVVSAAKPKIADYPFTTLVPNLGIVGHREKRSFVMADIPGIIEGAHEGKGLGLRFLRHIERNSMLLFMVPADSKDHLNEYKVLLNELEKYNPELLDKQRFLTISKADMLDEELMQEISSELGETPHMFFSAVSGLNILPLKDRIWEILNS